The Myxococcus virescens genomic sequence TTCAATGCTGCGCGACGCCGACGCGGCCCGACTGCTTCGCACCCGACTGGACTCCGAGCGGCCGGCCTCGATTCGCGAGGCCATCGTCCGCTGGTTGGATCAGGAACTCTGACACGATGCGTCCGGCCCCCACCTGGAGGCCGGACGTGACGCCGGGGTAGGCTCCGCAATTCCTTTTCGGAAGGAGCCCCACACCCCATGCGTCTCCCGATTGTCAGCGCCGCACTCGCGCTCGCCGCCGCCGGCTGTGCCACCTCCGGCTTCGACAAGCTCTACCCAGGCATGTCGTCCCATCAGGTCGTCGACGCCATGGGCTCAGGGCCCACGCGCGCGCAGGAGTTCCCGGACAGCTCCACCGCCTGGTACTACGGCGAGGACCGCTGCGTGCTGATGCGCGACGACAAGCTCGTCGCCAAGGCCACGACCGAGGACTCCACCACCATCAACACCCCGGTCGTCTCCGTGCGCGACAGCGCGAAGGCCCTGTGCGCGCCAGAGGGCTACGCCTCCTCGGAGAAGCGGGAGCAGGTCATCGACACGCCGTTCGGCACCCTCAAGGGCAACATCGACCCGAAGGCCGCCATGGAGAAGGTGAAGGGCGTGGTGACGGGCAAGAGCGGTGACACCACCCCCGCGAAGACGGAAGCCGCTCCCGCGGAGACGGGGCAGGCGTCGTCGCCCACCCCGTAGGAAGCCGCATCGACACGGCACCCGGGGCCGGGATGCGGCCCCGGCGTCAGGCGGAAGGTGCCGCCGCCTCGCCGTCCTTGTCGTCCAGCTTGCCGGCGATGTCCTTGAACGACAGGTGCCCCATGGACAGCAGGATGAGGCCCAGGCCCACCTGCTGCACCGTCTGGCTCAGCCACATGACGTTGGCGTAGGCCAGCCCACTGGCATTCACCGCGGCGGCCGGAAGGAAGAGGCTCAGGCCCACCTTCGTGGCCGCCTGGAAGGTGCCCATCATCCCCGGCGCCGCCGGAATCATCAGCCCCACCACCAGCACGCCCAGCACGACGTAGGCCTGGAACAGCGTCAGGTCCATGGGCTCGCAGACGGTGCCGGGCGCCGCGCCCGAGCAGTCGAAGGCGTTGGCCAGCATGGACATCCCCGCGCCATTCACGCCCCAGTACAGCGCCGTGTAGAGGAAGAAGAGCGCGACCTGCCGCCCCTTCGGCAGCTGCCGCATGGCACCCACGAAGGTGTCGACGATGTCCGCCACCTTGTCCGCCACCTGCGGCGCCAGCCGGCCCACCGTGGCGCGCACCAGATTCACCGTGCGCTGCTGCTGCCAGAGGCCGAAGAGGAGGAACGCCAGACCGCCGCCGAACACCGCGAACATCAGCCACGAGCCCAGCTTGACGTAGCGAATCTCCGGCGTCTCCGTGGGCACGAAGAAGAGCAGCGCTCGCAGCATCGCCGCCACGAAGAGGCCGTCCACGATGCGCTCCAGCACCACGGACGTCATGGCCGCGCTGCGGCGGATGCCACTGCGCTGCGCGATGAGGAAGGGGCGCGCGAACTCGCCCAGGCGGAAGGGGAGCACCAGCAGCATCATGAAGCCGATGCCGGACGCCTCATTCAGCTTTCGGAACGGGACGTGCTCCAGTCCCGACAGAAGGCAGCCCCAGCGCAGGGTGCGGAAGACGTGGATGGCCAACAGGCAGCCGAAGTACGGCACCAGCCACGCGTAGTTGGCCGACTTCAGGCTGGCCAGTTGCGTCGCCCAGTCCGTGTCCCGGAAGGCCCACCACATGAAGAGGAAGGTGACCAGGAGGCTGGCCAGGAGTTTGACGGCACGTTTCACAGCGGCCGGGTATACCGTCAGTCCGGGTCGGACTCCAGTGACTCCCCGGCCAACAAAATCGCGGGATTGTCCTTCATGAGGCGGGCGAAGCTCGCCTCCCCTGCCCTGCTCCGCAGCTCCGCCAGCGAGCGGCCCACCCAGTCCCGGGCCCCCACGGGCCCATGCAGGTCCGTGGCGCCCACCGCATAGAGCCCGTCGTCCAGGAAGGCGCGCGACAGCTTCTTCGCCGTGCCGCCATAGCGGCCGATGAGCGCACCGATGTCCAGTTGCAACAATGCCCCAGCTCGCACGGCCTCCGCGGCGCGGCCCTTCCGCTCGAACTCCAAGCAGCGCTCGGGATGCGCCAGCAGCGGCACCACGCCCTTGGTGCGGATGCGGAAGAGGATGTCCGGCAGCGCGGGGACAGGCGCGGTGTAGGGCAGCTCCACGAGCACATAGCGGCCCGGGCCCAACTTTCGGGCCTGGGGCGTGCTGAGGCCTCGCAGGAAGGCATCGTCGAGCACGTTCTCGGCGTTGCGCCCCAACGCCAGCGGGATGCGCTCGCGCTCCAGGGCCTCCGCCAGCTCCGCACGACGCACGTCCACCACCTCCACGGGGGCGTATTCGGGGCGCGCGTGTGGACTGGGGGCGACGGTGGAGAAGCCAAGGTCGACCAGCGCGCGCGCCATCTCCAGCGCGTCGTCCAGCGTGCGTGCCCCGTCATCCACGCCGGGCAGCAAATGGCAGTGCAGGTCGACGAAGCCGCTCATGCGTCGCCGTGCTGGCGTGCCGGGTGGCTGTCGGCGGGCAGCTCGTCCTCCTGCTCATCCGCCTGCCGGTCGGGGACGCGGTACTCCTCGCCGAGCCACCGGCCGAGGTCCACGGCGCGACAGCGCTTGGAACAGAAGGGAAAGGCAGCGTTCTCCCCGCGCGGGGGAACGGGCTTCTGGCAGATGGGACACGTCAGGGTGCTCATGATGGACGGTGTTCTAGATAAGCGTTGACGCTCTCGCGAGCCAGGATGTTTCGTGCCCGCCATTCCATGGGAGGCGCCTGCCATGAAGGTTCTTCGCATCACCCGTCCTGGAGGCCCCGAGGTCCTCGCCGAGGAAGAACGTCCCGAGCCCGTCCCAGGCCCAGGGGAGATTCTGATCCGGGTGCGGGCGTCCGCGCTCAACCGGGCGGACCTTCTGCAGCTTCGTGGTCACTACCCCGCCCCGCCGGACGTGGCACCGGACATTCCAGGCCTGGAGTACGCGGGCGAGGTGGTGGCCGTGGGCCCGCGCGCACGGCGCTTCCAGCCCGGCGACCGCGTCATGGGACTGGTGGGCGGAGGCGCGTGGTCGGAGCTGCTCGTCACCCATGAGCGAGAGGCGATGCCCATCCCCGATGGGATGGACTTCGCCGACGCGGCGGCCATTCCGGAGGCGTACCTGACCGCGTTCGACGCGCTGGTGCTCCAGGGCGAGCTCAAGCCCGGCGAGACGGTGCTCGTCCACGCGGTGGCCAGTGGCGTGGGCTCGGCGGCGGCGCTCATCTGCCAGGCCATGGGCGCGCGCGTGGTGGGCACCGGCCGCAACGCGGCGAAGCTGGCCCGCGCGGCCGACTGGGGTGTGGCTCGCACGGTGCTGTGTGACGCCAGGCCGCCGCGCTTCGCGGACGCGGTGCGCGAGGAGACAGGCGGCCGGGGCGCGGACCTGTGCCTGGACCTGGTGGGCGGTAGCTACGTGCCGGAGACGCTGAACGCCCTGGCGCCCCGGGGGCGGCTGATGCTGGTGGGGCTGGTGGCGGGCGCGGCCACCGAGGTGAACCTGGGCACGGTGCTGACGAAGCGGCTGCGTGTCACCGGCACCGTGCTGCGCAGCCGTCCGCTGGAAGAGAAGATCGCGCTGGCGCAGAGCGCGGAGCGGCATCTGCTGCCGCTGTTCCGCACAGGGGCGCTGCGGCCCGTGATAGACGCGGTGGTGCCGCGCGCGGACATCCGACAGGCGCTGGAACGCATGGCCGGCAATGACTCGGTGGGCAAGCTGGTGGTGCGGTGGGCGTGAGCCGCATCGCGCACTGAAGGAACGGATTCGATGACGGAGCAGCAGTTGGAGCTCGAAAAGCTCATCCGGCAGATTGACGACCTCCACTACATCCAGACCTATCACCGGGTCGAAATGCCGGAGGCCGAGTACCGGCAGAGCCTGGCCAAGGCGGAGCGCAAGAACGCCGAGGTGGTGACTCAAATCCGCGCACGGCTCGCCAGCGGCGTCAGCCTGGACTTCGAGACCATCAACGGGCACTCGCCGATGATGATCGCCGTCCCCCAGAACAACGTCGAAGTCATCCAGTTGCTCATGGAGTACGGCGCCGACATCCGAGCGGGTTCGAACTACGAGTTCCCGATTCACCGGGCCGCGGAGTTCGGCGCTGACCGCGTCGTGCGGTTCTTCATCGAGCAGGGCATCGACCCTCGGCTGAAGACGGAGGGGGGCAGGTCGGTGCTCTCCGTCGCCCGCGCCTCGCGGCACAGCAAGAACGTGGGCCCCCTGCTCGTGGAACTCCTGAAGAAGACCAAGGACCAGCGAGGCCCTCCGCCCAAGAAAGCGAAGGAGCTCTCCGAGGAGCGCGTCACCCAATACCTGACAGGGGACGCTCCCACGGGGGTCAACCCCACGACGTGGGAGCAGCTCCGCGCGTTCATGGAGAGCGTCTTCGTCGAGGAGTACTCGGTCACCATCGACCAGCTCTACGCGGGCATCGCGGAGCACGGCAACACGAACGCCCCGCTCGTCTTCGCCACCATCGACCTCATCCGGCAGGTCTCCACGCGGGCCCCCGCGAGCAAGACGCTCAAGAAGGTGTCCAAGAACCCCTTCGTCCACCACGGCGACCTGGTGGTGGAAGGCCCCCTGAAGGTGCTGTCGCTCCTGGTGACGGGGAACCTGACGGTGAAGGGCAAGGCCTCCAACTTCGAAGGGTGCCAGCTCTTCGTAGGCGGTGACTTCGAATGCGACAGCTTCCAGACCGAGGGCCCCGTCATCATTGGAGGGAACCTCAAGGCCTCGACCGTAGACGCCTTCTACAACGACTACAGCCTGGACGTCCGGGGCGTGCTGACGGCGGACCGGCTGGTGATTGAGAAACATCAGGTGCTGGCCGGACGTTTCGACGTCAAGGAACGCATCGAGAAGTAACAGACCATTGCGCCCCGACACCGGGCCTTTATCCTGCGCCGCCATGGCTACCCACTTCGACCCCAGCGCCGCCGCCCAGCCGGACTCCGGCGTGTTCGGCCTCCCCCACTCCCCGGAAGAGGCGCACGTCGTCCTCATCCCCGTTCCCTTCGAGGCCACCACCAGTTACGGCGGTGGCACGTCCGAGGGGCCGACCGCCGTCCTGGAAGCCAGCCGGCAGGTCGACCTCTTCGACGTGGAGACGGGTCGTCCCTACGAGCGTGGCATCGCCATGCTCCCCGAGCCCCAGGAACTGCGCGACTGGAACACCCGCGCCAAGGAGCGCGCCCAGGTCGTCATCGAGGCCGGTGGCATCCACTCCGGCGAGGCCGCACTGATTCAGGCCGCGCAGGACGTGAATGTCCTCTGCGACCAGATGAACGAGCACGTCTACCGCACCACCAAGCACTGGTTGGACCAGGGCAAGCGCGTGGCCGCGGTGGGCGGTGACCACTCCATCTCCTACGGCATCATCCGCGCGCACGCGGAGAAGTACCCCGGCATGGGCGTGCTGCACCTGGACGCGCACGCCGACCTGCGCGTGGCCTACGAGGGCTTCACCTGGTCCCACGCGTCCATCATGTACAACGTCGCGGAGCGCATCCCCGGCGTGAAGACGCTGGTCCAGGTGGGCCTGCGCGACATGAGCGCGGAGGAGTACCAGTACATCGCGGACTCCAACGGCCGCGTGCACGGCTTCTTCGACGCCACCCTCCAGAACAAGCGCTTCGACGGCGTGCCCTGGAACCGGCAGGTGGATGAGATGGTCGCCCTGCTCCCGAAGCAGGTCTACCTGTCCTTCGACATCGACGGGCTGGACCCCGTGCTCTGCCCCCACACGGGCACCCCGGTGCCCGGCGGACTGTCCTTCGCCGAGGCCGTGGCCCTCATCGCCGGCGTGGTCCGCTCCGGGCGCACCATCGTGGGCTTCGACCTCACCGAGGTGGCCCCCGACCCCGATGGCGGCGAGTGGGACGGCAACGTCGGCGCCCGGCTTCTGTACAAAATGATTGGCTGGATGCTGAAGTCGCAGCAGGCCTGACGCCTCGTCACGCGAAGCGCCCCTGGAGGCTTCGGGCCACACCGCCAGGAGCCTCCATGTCGACCCTCCTCGTTTGCCCCCTGCCCGAGCGTGGGCACATCAATCCCTCGCTCAAGCTCGCCCGGGCCCTCCAGAAGCGGGGGCACCGGATTGTCTTCTGCGGCATCCGGGACACCGAGGCGCTCATCCGCGCGGAGGGGTTCGACTTCGAGTGCCTCTTCGAACACCTGTTCCCCCTGGGCTTCCAGGATGAGGTCAAGGAGCGGGTGAGCCAGTGGAAGGGCCTGAAGCGCGTGCGCTACCTGCTGCAGGTGCTGCGCAAGCAGAACCAGATGTATGAGTCGATGCTCCAGGGGGAGCTCGACGCCATCATCACCCGGACGCGGCCGGACCTGGGTCTCACGGATGTCCTCCTCCCAGAGTCGTTCCTCGTCCTCCGCGGCCACCAGGTTCCCACCCTGGTGTTGAACACGAGCATCCCCATGCGGTGGGAGCTCATGACGCCGCCGCCGACCTCCGACGTCATCCCGGATGGCCAGCTCTCCGGCGTCATCCGAGGCGCGCTCGACTGGGGCCGCATCCTGTTCGCATCGAAGATGGAGGATTGGCGCAGCTGGGTCGGACTGGAGCCGGCGGACCTCCGGTACCGGCACGCGTTGGCGCGCAAGTA encodes the following:
- a CDS encoding agmatinase family protein, which gives rise to MATHFDPSAAAQPDSGVFGLPHSPEEAHVVLIPVPFEATTSYGGGTSEGPTAVLEASRQVDLFDVETGRPYERGIAMLPEPQELRDWNTRAKERAQVVIEAGGIHSGEAALIQAAQDVNVLCDQMNEHVYRTTKHWLDQGKRVAAVGGDHSISYGIIRAHAEKYPGMGVLHLDAHADLRVAYEGFTWSHASIMYNVAERIPGVKTLVQVGLRDMSAEEYQYIADSNGRVHGFFDATLQNKRFDGVPWNRQVDEMVALLPKQVYLSFDIDGLDPVLCPHTGTPVPGGLSFAEAVALIAGVVRSGRTIVGFDLTEVAPDPDGGEWDGNVGARLLYKMIGWMLKSQQA
- a CDS encoding DNA gyrase inhibitor YacG, which translates into the protein MSTLTCPICQKPVPPRGENAAFPFCSKRCRAVDLGRWLGEEYRVPDRQADEQEDELPADSHPARQHGDA
- a CDS encoding tyrosine-protein phosphatase produces the protein MSGFVDLHCHLLPGVDDGARTLDDALEMARALVDLGFSTVAPSPHARPEYAPVEVVDVRRAELAEALERERIPLALGRNAENVLDDAFLRGLSTPQARKLGPGRYVLVELPYTAPVPALPDILFRIRTKGVVPLLAHPERCLEFERKGRAAEAVRAGALLQLDIGALIGRYGGTAKKLSRAFLDDGLYAVGATDLHGPVGARDWVGRSLAELRSRAGEASFARLMKDNPAILLAGESLESDPD
- a CDS encoding ankyrin repeat domain-containing protein codes for the protein MTEQQLELEKLIRQIDDLHYIQTYHRVEMPEAEYRQSLAKAERKNAEVVTQIRARLASGVSLDFETINGHSPMMIAVPQNNVEVIQLLMEYGADIRAGSNYEFPIHRAAEFGADRVVRFFIEQGIDPRLKTEGGRSVLSVARASRHSKNVGPLLVELLKKTKDQRGPPPKKAKELSEERVTQYLTGDAPTGVNPTTWEQLRAFMESVFVEEYSVTIDQLYAGIAEHGNTNAPLVFATIDLIRQVSTRAPASKTLKKVSKNPFVHHGDLVVEGPLKVLSLLVTGNLTVKGKASNFEGCQLFVGGDFECDSFQTEGPVIIGGNLKASTVDAFYNDYSLDVRGVLTADRLVIEKHQVLAGRFDVKERIEK
- a CDS encoding NAD(P)H-quinone oxidoreductase, translating into MKVLRITRPGGPEVLAEEERPEPVPGPGEILIRVRASALNRADLLQLRGHYPAPPDVAPDIPGLEYAGEVVAVGPRARRFQPGDRVMGLVGGGAWSELLVTHEREAMPIPDGMDFADAAAIPEAYLTAFDALVLQGELKPGETVLVHAVASGVGSAAALICQAMGARVVGTGRNAAKLARAADWGVARTVLCDARPPRFADAVREETGGRGADLCLDLVGGSYVPETLNALAPRGRLMLVGLVAGAATEVNLGTVLTKRLRVTGTVLRSRPLEEKIALAQSAERHLLPLFRTGALRPVIDAVVPRADIRQALERMAGNDSVGKLVVRWA
- a CDS encoding lysylphosphatidylglycerol synthase transmembrane domain-containing protein — protein: MKRAVKLLASLLVTFLFMWWAFRDTDWATQLASLKSANYAWLVPYFGCLLAIHVFRTLRWGCLLSGLEHVPFRKLNEASGIGFMMLLVLPFRLGEFARPFLIAQRSGIRRSAAMTSVVLERIVDGLFVAAMLRALLFFVPTETPEIRYVKLGSWLMFAVFGGGLAFLLFGLWQQQRTVNLVRATVGRLAPQVADKVADIVDTFVGAMRQLPKGRQVALFFLYTALYWGVNGAGMSMLANAFDCSGAAPGTVCEPMDLTLFQAYVVLGVLVVGLMIPAAPGMMGTFQAATKVGLSLFLPAAAVNASGLAYANVMWLSQTVQQVGLGLILLSMGHLSFKDIAGKLDDKDGEAAAPSA